A genomic region of Janthinobacterium lividum contains the following coding sequences:
- a CDS encoding HlyD family secretion protein, giving the protein MSTSKKPLAIVAAVIVLAFVGWGLYQAFQPQRLPLQGQMDAQEVNVSSKVPGRVGELYVKLGQTVPKGELLFQLTSPEVDAKIAQATAATQAADAVAKKAEAGARPEEIAAAKANWERAQTGATIAKTTYTRVNNMFEQGVIAQQKRDEAQAQWRAADQLAQAARAQYNMAQKGARPEDKTAAAAQARQVGAVLTEAQIALAETKIAAPVAGQVSKIQIQPGELAPQGFPVITLVNLDDAWAVLQVREDEMAAFSMGSTHTANVPALKQQLSFKVSSVAVLPDFATWRAARPGGTDLRTFEIRLRPAIKVEGLRPGMSVVFPPL; this is encoded by the coding sequence ATGAGTACCTCCAAAAAACCCTTGGCCATAGTCGCCGCAGTGATCGTCCTGGCCTTCGTGGGCTGGGGCTTGTACCAGGCATTCCAGCCGCAGCGCCTGCCTTTGCAGGGACAGATGGATGCGCAGGAAGTCAATGTCTCGTCGAAAGTGCCGGGCAGGGTGGGCGAGCTGTACGTCAAGCTGGGCCAGACGGTTCCGAAAGGCGAGCTGCTGTTCCAGCTGACGAGTCCGGAAGTGGATGCGAAGATCGCGCAAGCGACGGCCGCCACGCAAGCGGCCGACGCCGTGGCGAAAAAAGCGGAAGCGGGGGCGCGACCGGAAGAAATCGCCGCCGCCAAGGCGAACTGGGAGCGGGCGCAAACGGGGGCCACCATCGCCAAAACCACTTACACCCGCGTCAACAATATGTTCGAGCAAGGCGTGATCGCCCAGCAGAAACGCGACGAGGCGCAAGCCCAATGGCGCGCGGCCGACCAGCTGGCGCAAGCGGCCCGCGCGCAATATAACATGGCGCAAAAGGGGGCCCGTCCCGAAGACAAGACGGCCGCCGCCGCCCAGGCGCGCCAGGTGGGCGCCGTGCTGACGGAAGCGCAGATCGCCCTGGCCGAGACGAAGATCGCCGCGCCCGTGGCGGGCCAGGTCAGCAAGATCCAGATACAGCCGGGCGAACTGGCGCCGCAGGGCTTTCCCGTAATCACCCTGGTGAACCTCGACGACGCCTGGGCCGTGCTGCAAGTGCGCGAAGATGAAATGGCAGCGTTTTCCATGGGCAGCACGCATACGGCCAATGTGCCCGCGCTGAAACAGCAACTGAGTTTCAAGGTCAGCTCCGTGGCCGTGTTGCCGGACTTCGCCACGTGGCGCGCGGCCCGTCCGGGCGGCACGGATTTGCGCACGTTTGAAATCCGTTTGCGTCCCGCCATCAAGGTCGAGGGCTTGCGCCCGGGCATGTCGGTCGTGTTCCCACCGCTCTGA
- a CDS encoding ABC transporter permease, protein MNEADKEPVSALAREWRRLRGDFWDIGMLSWIPVVLCGMLWLVFSAGIARDLPIVVIDNDNSTLSRQLTRWLDASPGIAVAAKVASSDEALHRLRERTAFGYLLIPNDFEQKLLGGRQATVQWLYNAQFSSHAGALLRDVRTVSTTLSAGIEMTARIKKGMSGVQAAAQFEPIRTTLNSLYNENTSYEAFLTLALMPAMLQIFIVVAVVTSIGRELRDGTVPQWLASADGSWLRAIGAKLLFPLVAYCALALLYLLFFSLARGWAVAGSLPALLLSMLLLVLAYCGLATLLIAATLSLRLALSGAAFITAPAFAFAGQAFPLMAMPAPARAWAEALPLTHYLQLQTKYWLAGAPWRYGVQEMLILAGFAAGCGAVGVFLLARRANAPAAWGRT, encoded by the coding sequence ATGAACGAAGCGGATAAAGAGCCGGTTTCAGCGCTGGCACGCGAGTGGCGGCGCTTGCGCGGCGACTTCTGGGATATCGGCATGCTCAGCTGGATTCCGGTGGTGCTGTGCGGCATGTTGTGGCTGGTGTTTTCCGCCGGCATCGCGCGCGACTTGCCCATCGTCGTCATCGATAACGACAATTCCACCCTGTCGCGCCAGCTCACGCGCTGGCTCGACGCTTCGCCCGGCATTGCCGTGGCGGCGAAAGTGGCGTCCAGCGACGAAGCCCTGCACCGGCTGCGCGAGCGCACGGCGTTCGGCTATCTGCTGATCCCGAACGATTTCGAGCAGAAACTGCTGGGCGGCCGGCAAGCCACCGTGCAATGGCTGTACAACGCGCAGTTTTCCTCGCACGCGGGCGCCTTGCTGCGCGACGTGCGCACGGTCAGCACGACCTTGTCGGCCGGCATCGAGATGACGGCGCGGATAAAGAAAGGCATGTCGGGCGTGCAGGCGGCGGCCCAGTTCGAACCGATACGCACGACCTTGAACAGTTTATACAACGAAAACACCAGCTATGAAGCATTTTTGACCCTGGCCCTGATGCCGGCCATGCTGCAGATTTTCATCGTCGTTGCCGTCGTCACCAGTATCGGCCGCGAGTTGCGCGACGGCACGGTGCCGCAATGGCTGGCCTCGGCCGATGGCAGCTGGCTGCGCGCCATCGGCGCCAAGTTGCTGTTTCCCCTCGTCGCCTACTGCGCGCTGGCGCTGCTGTACTTGCTGTTCTTCAGCCTGGCGCGGGGCTGGGCCGTGGCGGGCAGCTTGCCGGCCTTGCTGCTGAGCATGCTGCTGCTGGTGCTGGCCTACTGCGGCCTGGCCACCTTGCTGATCGCCGCCACCCTGTCGCTGCGCCTGGCGCTGTCCGGTGCCGCCTTCATCACGGCGCCGGCCTTTGCGTTTGCGGGTCAGGCCTTTCCCCTGATGGCCATGCCGGCGCCAGCGCGCGCCTGGGCGGAAGCCTTGCCGCTCACGCATTATCTGCAGCTGCAAACGAAATACTGGCTGGCCGGCGCACCGTGGCGCTATGGCGTGCAGGAAATGCTGATACTGGCCGGCTTTGCCGCCGGCTGCGGCGCCGTGGGCGTATTCCTGCTGGCGCGCCGCGCGAATGCGCCTGCCGCCTGGGGACGCACATGA
- a CDS encoding ABC transporter permease, protein MMWLAFLATWRAMLTDKGALTLLFIGGIIYSFFYPLPYSTEIVQRVPVAVVDQDRSAMSRQLTRFAMAHPSLQVIAVTPDLLVAQDLLWRDQVMGVLIIPDGLQTDVLAGRAAHAQVAGNGLYLMLNKVALNGLAEVVGTVSAGIELKRLGAGTPSTIQANQQRSPIAFDAVPLFNVKEGYGAYVVPGVATLIVQQTLLIGMTMLFGTWYQRKSFPVAGTRTAGGYMGMLLAFACVAFLNCCYFFGFVFWFQDYPRGGNFGGMLLLLVLFSLAEAAFGMLLGMLFRTRERGTQLMIATSMPVLFLAGLTWPVSSMPVVLQWLRWLLPSTAGIQGFVALNQMGASLYEIRHEVAGLLALLLACVALGWWRWRAEAPAPVIKQG, encoded by the coding sequence ATGATGTGGCTAGCCTTTCTCGCCACCTGGCGCGCCATGCTGACGGACAAGGGCGCGCTGACCTTGCTGTTCATCGGCGGCATCATCTATTCCTTCTTCTATCCGCTGCCGTACTCGACGGAAATCGTCCAGCGCGTGCCGGTGGCGGTCGTCGACCAGGACCGCAGCGCTATGTCGCGCCAGCTGACGCGCTTTGCCATGGCCCATCCGTCGCTGCAAGTGATCGCCGTCACGCCGGACTTGCTCGTCGCGCAAGATTTGCTGTGGCGCGATCAGGTCATGGGCGTCTTGATCATCCCCGACGGCTTGCAGACGGACGTGCTGGCCGGCCGCGCCGCCCACGCGCAAGTGGCGGGCAATGGCTTGTATCTGATGTTGAACAAGGTGGCCCTGAACGGGCTGGCCGAAGTGGTGGGCACGGTGTCGGCCGGTATTGAGCTCAAGCGTCTGGGCGCGGGCACGCCGTCCACCATCCAGGCCAACCAGCAGCGCTCGCCCATCGCCTTCGACGCCGTGCCCCTGTTTAACGTCAAGGAAGGCTATGGCGCGTATGTCGTGCCGGGAGTGGCTACGCTCATTGTGCAGCAGACCTTGCTGATCGGCATGACCATGCTGTTCGGCACCTGGTACCAGCGCAAGAGTTTCCCCGTAGCCGGCACGCGCACGGCGGGTGGGTATATGGGCATGCTGCTGGCGTTCGCCTGCGTGGCCTTCTTGAACTGCTGCTATTTCTTCGGCTTTGTCTTCTGGTTCCAGGATTACCCCCGTGGCGGCAACTTTGGCGGCATGCTCTTGCTGCTGGTGTTGTTTTCCCTGGCGGAAGCGGCCTTCGGCATGCTGCTGGGCATGCTGTTCCGCACGCGCGAACGGGGTACGCAGCTGATGATCGCCACCTCGATGCCGGTGCTGTTCCTCGCGGGCCTGACCTGGCCCGTGTCGTCCATGCCCGTCGTGCTGCAATGGCTGCGCTGGCTGCTGCCATCGACGGCCGGCATCCAGGGCTTTGTCGCGCTCAACCAGATGGGCGCCTCGCTGTATGAAATCCGCCATGAAGTGGCGGGCTTGCTGGCCTTGCTGCTGGCTTGCGTGGCGCTGGGCTGGTGGCGCTGGCGCGCCGAGGCGCCGGCACCCGTCATCAAACAAGGATGA
- a CDS encoding LysR family transcriptional regulator has product MNFRLSVDALRVFRAVVQTGSMSQAASLLHLSQSAVSWKIKRLEQQLDCQLLARSGGLFGTTDQGAVLLRHAVNILDAHDDAVAHFSPSAMHGRLRVGVTEQISLTDVCAVLSQFSHHHPKVDVQLVVEQSQVLRERFADGVFDVILHQDFAGMAAPADTLLWTETLHWCAATAEQTLPGESVKLITYGPHCFYRRLAEEKLGQAGMAWSVGLECPSVAGVLTAIAAGLGMAVVNERNLGQGVHRHAALERLAPLPRVASLLRANDNLPDPVRDGFCQLLLAALQNRRHDGSRR; this is encoded by the coding sequence ATGAATTTTCGCCTATCCGTCGATGCCCTGCGTGTGTTCAGGGCAGTGGTACAAACCGGCAGCATGAGCCAGGCCGCCAGCCTGCTCCATCTGAGCCAGTCGGCTGTCAGCTGGAAAATCAAGCGATTGGAGCAGCAGCTCGATTGCCAGCTGCTGGCGCGTAGCGGCGGGCTGTTTGGCACGACCGACCAGGGAGCCGTGCTGCTGCGGCATGCCGTCAACATACTCGATGCCCACGATGACGCCGTCGCCCATTTTTCGCCATCGGCGATGCATGGCCGGCTGCGCGTCGGCGTGACGGAGCAGATTTCATTGACGGACGTGTGCGCGGTACTGTCGCAGTTCTCGCATCACCACCCCAAGGTGGACGTGCAACTGGTGGTGGAGCAAAGCCAGGTATTGCGCGAACGCTTTGCCGACGGCGTGTTCGATGTGATTTTGCATCAGGATTTTGCCGGCATGGCGGCGCCGGCCGACACGCTGTTATGGACAGAAACACTGCATTGGTGCGCTGCCACGGCAGAGCAGACTTTGCCGGGCGAGAGCGTCAAGCTGATTACCTATGGGCCGCACTGCTTTTACCGCCGGCTGGCCGAGGAAAAGCTGGGCCAGGCCGGCATGGCCTGGAGCGTGGGCCTGGAATGCCCGTCGGTGGCGGGCGTGCTGACCGCGATTGCCGCCGGCCTGGGCATGGCGGTGGTCAATGAACGCAACCTGGGCCAGGGCGTGCACCGGCATGCGGCACTGGAACGGCTAGCGCCGCTGCCCCGTGTCGCCAGCCTGCTGCGGGCCAATGACAACCTGCCCGACCCCGTGCGTGACGGTTTTTGCCAGCTGCTGCTGGCAGCATTGCAGAACAGGAGGCATGATGGATCCCGTCGCTAG
- a CDS encoding alpha/beta fold hydrolase has protein sequence MTSQEPLLNGHALIHGHRIATGIHGAGTPLVLVHGTPAHSMIWRELVPLFVDAGCQVHLYDLLGFGRSERPVEADTSVAAQVTLLAALLDHWQLPTTHLFGHDIGGAIALRLAFDHASRLRSLSIADAPSYDSWPSPTWKHLRDDFARRALTPASEHRGTMARQLGMAVFHKDRMQGELLRCYLEPLCGVVGQPSFYQHQVAHYNACYTMDFAERLPQLTVPVQVLWGQQDEWQPVAYGHRLQRDIPGATLHLFDEAGHFLMEDAPLPVAAQVIAFIHQMERRRP, from the coding sequence ATGACGAGTCAAGAACCGCTGTTGAATGGCCACGCCCTGATTCACGGCCACCGTATCGCCACCGGCATCCATGGCGCAGGCACGCCGCTGGTGCTCGTGCATGGCACGCCGGCGCACAGCATGATCTGGCGCGAACTGGTACCGCTGTTCGTCGATGCCGGTTGCCAGGTGCACCTGTATGACTTGCTGGGCTTTGGACGGTCGGAGCGGCCCGTCGAGGCCGATACCTCGGTAGCGGCGCAGGTGACCTTGCTGGCGGCCTTGCTCGACCACTGGCAATTGCCGACCACCCATTTGTTCGGCCACGATATCGGCGGCGCCATTGCGCTGCGCCTGGCGTTCGACCACGCGTCGCGCCTGCGCAGCTTGAGCATCGCCGACGCGCCCAGCTACGATTCCTGGCCGTCGCCCACCTGGAAGCATCTGCGCGATGATTTCGCCCGGCGTGCCTTGACGCCGGCCAGCGAGCATCGCGGCACGATGGCGCGCCAGCTGGGCATGGCCGTTTTTCACAAGGACAGGATGCAGGGCGAGCTTCTGCGGTGCTACCTGGAGCCGCTGTGCGGCGTGGTGGGCCAGCCCTCGTTCTACCAGCACCAGGTGGCGCACTATAACGCCTGCTATACGATGGACTTTGCCGAAAGACTGCCGCAGTTGACAGTGCCGGTACAGGTGTTATGGGGCCAGCAGGACGAGTGGCAGCCGGTGGCTTACGGCCATCGCCTGCAGCGCGATATTCCCGGCGCCACCTTGCATCTGTTTGACGAGGCCGGGCACTTCCTGATGGAAGACGCGCCCTTGCCCGTCGCGGCGCAAGTCATCGCGTTTATTCATCAGATGGAGAGGAGAAGGCCATGA
- a CDS encoding glutathione S-transferase, whose protein sequence is MILIGMFDSPYVRRVAIGMKVLGLEHEHRPLSVFSDVDQVRSINPAVKVPTLVTDDGQVLMDSTLILAYLEELAAHAPRIRPEPGPARLRALCQTSYALAACDKAVQIVYERRLRPQEKQHQPWLDRVQLQLHGAWAQLEASLREEAPDCLSIAGITIAVAWSFAQQMVPDVMADSDYPAVAALTALAEQQPVFLATPMAG, encoded by the coding sequence ATGATATTGATCGGCATGTTCGATTCGCCCTACGTCAGGCGCGTTGCCATCGGTATGAAAGTGCTGGGCCTGGAGCACGAACACCGGCCCTTGTCGGTGTTTTCCGATGTCGACCAGGTACGGAGCATCAACCCGGCCGTCAAAGTGCCGACCCTGGTCACGGACGACGGCCAGGTGCTGATGGACTCGACCCTGATCCTGGCGTATCTGGAGGAACTGGCCGCGCATGCTCCCCGCATCAGGCCGGAGCCGGGTCCGGCTCGCCTGCGCGCGCTGTGCCAAACCAGCTATGCTTTGGCCGCCTGCGACAAAGCCGTGCAGATCGTCTATGAACGGCGCTTGCGCCCGCAGGAAAAACAGCACCAGCCCTGGCTGGACCGCGTCCAGCTGCAGTTGCATGGGGCCTGGGCGCAGCTGGAGGCGTCATTGCGCGAAGAGGCGCCAGACTGCTTGAGTATTGCCGGCATCACCATTGCGGTGGCCTGGAGTTTTGCTCAGCAGATGGTGCCCGACGTGATGGCAGACAGCGATTATCCGGCCGTGGCCGCTTTGACGGCGCTGGCCGAGCAGCAGCCGGTGTTTTTGGCCACGCCGATGGCGGGCTGA
- a CDS encoding AAA family ATPase produces MPSFNLFQRLSQAPTKPKSAPAARQFDVADLYQGPIALGAEGEAQARPFDEKLRQAYFWIVNHAIISPHYDIEYNDGPSQTYSVGDSRRTLNLPSAQSYSSFILLPLLTFATRRKCLFVGGPGRGKTASALLMGVLAGSTVKEVKRAMQHGHPQMTVADLLGNPLPADLVNAQSMDDIRIAWRAWLGMRVKIVDEYNRIPTRTQSALLTVMGDNYAEVLNHIYECPEAAWYLTANDDQGGGTYQVIEALRDRVDVTVQALAFNPRFLNELLLRVEENVRPEELVPPDIIFTEGEVDQIGASIRQVAIPDAVRRRLEFFASQFELFETAGGQFEYMTKDTARLAGADRGAAQAADNGRDRLKDLGCQTLNGISVRTLMALMIYAKAMAYFRGNGEVALEDLRQVLPFVLHNKLQPDPDAPFFALPENAAYRSDRLGWLRRLFDLSNDEFNRLDLDRDDPVGVLSAEFDLGLDGVSERETLARLNRIEKLIGERTKGRKLYGPLYDDLLKLKYLHQRYTNYRTWLRSQ; encoded by the coding sequence ATGCCGTCTTTTAACCTGTTCCAGCGCCTGTCCCAGGCCCCCACCAAACCCAAGTCCGCGCCCGCCGCGCGGCAGTTCGACGTGGCGGACCTGTACCAGGGCCCCATCGCGCTGGGAGCGGAAGGCGAGGCGCAAGCGCGGCCGTTCGATGAAAAGCTGCGCCAGGCGTATTTCTGGATCGTCAATCACGCCATCATCAGCCCCCATTACGACATCGAATACAACGATGGCCCGTCGCAGACGTATTCCGTGGGCGACAGCCGCCGCACGCTGAATCTGCCGTCGGCGCAAAGCTATTCCAGCTTCATTTTGCTGCCTCTGCTGACATTTGCCACGCGCCGCAAATGCCTGTTCGTCGGCGGGCCGGGGCGGGGCAAGACGGCCAGCGCCCTGCTGATGGGCGTGCTGGCCGGCTCCACCGTCAAGGAAGTCAAGCGCGCCATGCAGCATGGCCACCCGCAGATGACGGTGGCCGATTTGCTGGGCAATCCGCTGCCGGCGGACCTGGTGAACGCGCAAAGCATGGACGATATCCGCATCGCCTGGCGCGCCTGGCTGGGCATGCGCGTGAAGATCGTCGATGAATACAACCGCATCCCCACGCGCACGCAAAGCGCGCTGCTCACCGTCATGGGAGACAATTACGCGGAAGTGCTGAACCATATTTACGAATGCCCGGAAGCGGCCTGGTATCTGACGGCCAACGACGACCAGGGCGGCGGCACGTACCAGGTGATCGAAGCGCTGCGCGACCGGGTCGACGTGACGGTGCAGGCGCTCGCTTTCAACCCGCGCTTCCTGAACGAACTGCTGCTGCGCGTGGAAGAAAACGTGCGGCCCGAAGAGCTGGTGCCGCCCGATATCATCTTCACGGAAGGGGAGGTGGATCAGATCGGCGCATCCATCCGCCAGGTGGCCATACCCGACGCCGTACGCCGCCGCCTGGAATTCTTTGCCAGCCAGTTCGAGCTGTTCGAGACGGCCGGCGGCCAGTTTGAATACATGACCAAGGATACGGCCCGCCTGGCCGGCGCCGACCGGGGCGCCGCGCAGGCGGCCGACAATGGGCGCGACCGCCTGAAAGACCTGGGCTGCCAGACCTTGAACGGCATTTCCGTGCGCACCCTGATGGCGCTGATGATCTACGCCAAGGCCATGGCTTATTTCCGCGGCAATGGCGAGGTGGCGCTGGAAGACTTGCGCCAGGTGCTGCCGTTCGTCCTGCATAACAAGCTGCAGCCGGACCCGGATGCGCCATTTTTCGCGCTGCCGGAAAACGCCGCCTACCGCAGCGACAGGCTGGGCTGGCTGCGCCGCCTGTTCGATTTGTCGAACGATGAATTCAACCGCCTGGATCTGGACCGCGATGATCCTGTCGGCGTGCTGTCGGCCGAATTCGACCTGGGCCTCGATGGCGTCAGCGAGCGCGAGACCCTGGCGCGCCTGAACCGCATCGAAAAGCTGATCGGCGAACGCACGAAGGGCAGAAAATTGTACGGTCCCCTGTACGACGACCTGCTGAAGCTCAAGTACCTGCACCAGCGCTATACGAACTACCGCACTTGGCTGCGTTCGCAATGA
- a CDS encoding vWA domain-containing protein, which yields MKNDVDLIDRWRAAWPEALAAWSKFTRLRDPNLCASRVEASRQGLSGSFAMIRLLDQSVVVDLPLVTELGLDDYALEVLAHEIGHHILAPGSASDQFRLLARMRRALPTLEQHAPMVANLYTDLFINDRLQRQANLRMADIYRKLEHGRSAQADAKGSGGVWTLYMRIYENLWQLQKGELGGGSADERLDTDAWLGARLIRVYANDWMLAAGRFATLLLPYLVEDMDALSPSRYLLDTRDAARGCQTYGAQQIEDDEADGAIHPVHDKRISGLDGEEPVTEAPARQGGGQLREPFELGDILKASGVNLSDHEIAIRYYRERALPHLVAFPSRPAPESQEPQMEGLEAWEIGDPLEDIDWLQSVMQSPRPVPGVTTVRRVYGREPARATDAVPVDLDMYVDSSGSMPNPQAHTSFLTLAGAVIALSALRAGAKVQVTLWSGKNEVMQTPGFVRDEDMILGVLTEFFGGGTCFPIHRLRQTYAARRERSAHILMISDDGITTMFDKDELGNSGWDISAKALAQGGAGGTMALNLERDWDGAAAHKWLQQTYDDLKRARREQGWDIHAVERYEDLLDFARAFSRRHYIQQ from the coding sequence ATGAAGAACGATGTCGACTTGATCGACCGCTGGCGCGCCGCCTGGCCCGAGGCCCTGGCCGCGTGGAGCAAATTTACGCGCCTGCGCGACCCGAACCTGTGCGCCAGCCGCGTCGAGGCCAGCAGGCAGGGCTTGTCCGGCAGCTTCGCCATGATCCGCTTGCTGGACCAGAGCGTGGTGGTGGACTTGCCGCTGGTGACGGAGCTGGGCCTGGACGACTATGCGCTGGAAGTGCTTGCCCATGAAATCGGCCACCACATTCTCGCGCCGGGCAGTGCCAGCGACCAGTTCCGCCTGCTGGCGCGCATGCGCCGCGCCTTGCCGACCCTGGAGCAGCATGCGCCCATGGTGGCCAACCTGTACACGGACCTGTTCATCAACGACCGTTTGCAGCGCCAGGCGAATCTGCGCATGGCCGATATCTACCGCAAGCTGGAGCATGGGCGCTCTGCGCAAGCCGATGCCAAGGGTAGCGGCGGCGTATGGACCCTGTACATGCGCATCTATGAAAATCTGTGGCAGCTGCAAAAGGGCGAACTCGGAGGCGGTAGTGCAGACGAACGCCTGGACACGGATGCCTGGCTGGGCGCGCGCCTGATCCGTGTTTACGCGAACGACTGGATGCTGGCGGCGGGCCGCTTCGCCACCTTGCTGCTGCCTTACCTGGTGGAAGACATGGATGCCTTGAGCCCGAGCCGCTATCTGCTCGACACGCGCGACGCGGCCCGTGGCTGCCAGACCTATGGCGCGCAGCAGATCGAGGACGACGAGGCGGACGGCGCCATCCACCCGGTGCACGACAAGCGCATTTCCGGCCTTGATGGCGAGGAACCTGTGACCGAGGCGCCCGCCAGGCAGGGCGGCGGGCAACTGCGCGAACCGTTCGAGCTGGGCGATATCTTAAAGGCGTCGGGCGTGAACCTGAGCGACCATGAAATCGCCATCCGCTATTACCGCGAACGGGCATTGCCGCACCTGGTGGCGTTCCCCAGCCGCCCCGCGCCCGAGTCGCAGGAACCGCAGATGGAAGGGCTGGAAGCATGGGAAATCGGCGACCCGCTGGAAGACATCGACTGGCTGCAATCGGTGATGCAATCGCCGCGCCCCGTGCCGGGCGTGACCACCGTGCGCCGCGTGTACGGCCGCGAACCGGCGCGCGCCACCGATGCCGTGCCCGTCGACCTGGACATGTACGTGGACAGTTCCGGCTCCATGCCGAACCCGCAGGCGCATACCTCGTTCCTGACACTGGCTGGCGCCGTGATCGCCTTGTCCGCCCTGCGCGCCGGCGCGAAGGTGCAGGTGACCCTGTGGAGCGGCAAGAACGAGGTGATGCAAACGCCAGGCTTCGTGCGCGATGAAGACATGATCCTGGGTGTGCTGACGGAATTTTTTGGCGGTGGCACCTGTTTCCCCATCCACCGCCTGCGCCAGACCTATGCGGCCAGGCGCGAACGGTCCGCGCACATCCTGATGATTTCCGACGACGGCATCACCACCATGTTCGACAAGGATGAACTGGGCAACAGCGGCTGGGATATCTCGGCGAAAGCGCTGGCGCAGGGCGGCGCGGGCGGCACCATGGCCCTGAACCTGGAGCGCGACTGGGATGGCGCGGCGGCCCATAAGTGGCTGCAGCAGACCTATGACGATCTGAAGCGCGCGCGCCGCGAGCAGGGCTGGGATATCCACGCCGTCGAGCGCTACGAGGACTTGCTGGACTTTGCGCGCGCGTTCAGCCGGCGCCACTACATACAACAATGA
- a CDS encoding capsule biosynthesis protein CapK, with translation MDVNLPGGAWESDCDYCPTLTQAGARMLEKLRSHPAAPRYRNRSGNKLLAGEVEALRAYEQEVMQAEIGWSKDAPLPWLADFLRTTYATVPHYRACGSPPARLADVAPISRAELAYDIAAFVPDDADLARMINFQTTGTTGHPLLIASHPLVAGRYLAFHKRALYRFGVTLRHGAGQVGVMLLGHQRRCFTYVSVTPTMNESGLAKINLHEDDWRDPGDRARYLDAMAPELIAGDPISFAELLTLPMAHKPAALLSVSMMLLPGMRARLEAAFGCPVLDIYSLNEVGPVAVYDEQAGGHVLLQHRLYVEILDSAGQPVPDGARGEITVTGGFNFCLPLVRYRTGDYASLAHGPHGPVLVGLAGRSPLRYRTINGEWINNIDITHALKPLAIALFGVHQHGDGAIALRLAPNAMPQADRARSLLAPFFGAIAVETLLAEDKIIQYTSDLQEAVA, from the coding sequence GTGGACGTCAATTTGCCGGGCGGCGCCTGGGAATCGGACTGCGACTACTGTCCCACCCTGACGCAGGCGGGCGCGCGCATGCTGGAAAAACTGCGCAGCCATCCCGCGGCACCCCGGTACCGCAACCGCAGCGGCAACAAGCTGCTGGCCGGGGAGGTCGAAGCGCTGCGCGCCTACGAGCAGGAAGTCATGCAGGCGGAGATCGGCTGGAGCAAAGACGCGCCGCTGCCCTGGCTGGCGGATTTTCTCAGGACGACCTACGCCACCGTGCCGCATTACCGCGCCTGCGGTTCGCCGCCCGCGCGTCTTGCGGACGTGGCGCCCATCAGCCGCGCCGAACTGGCCTACGACATCGCCGCCTTCGTGCCCGACGACGCGGACCTGGCGCGCATGATCAACTTCCAGACGACAGGCACGACTGGCCACCCGCTGCTGATCGCCTCGCACCCGCTGGTGGCGGGGCGCTACCTGGCCTTCCACAAACGCGCGCTGTACCGCTTCGGCGTCACCCTGCGCCATGGCGCGGGCCAGGTGGGCGTGATGCTGCTGGGGCATCAGCGCCGCTGCTTCACCTATGTCTCCGTCACGCCGACGATGAACGAATCGGGCCTGGCGAAGATCAACCTGCACGAGGACGACTGGCGCGACCCGGGCGACCGCGCGCGCTACCTGGACGCCATGGCGCCCGAGCTGATTGCGGGCGACCCCATCTCGTTTGCCGAGCTCCTGACCTTGCCCATGGCGCACAAGCCGGCCGCGCTGCTGTCCGTGTCGATGATGCTGTTGCCCGGCATGCGCGCGCGCCTCGAAGCGGCGTTTGGCTGCCCCGTGCTCGATATCTATTCGCTCAATGAAGTGGGGCCCGTGGCCGTCTACGATGAACAGGCGGGTGGCCACGTGCTGCTGCAGCACCGGCTGTACGTGGAAATCCTCGATAGCGCGGGCCAGCCCGTGCCGGATGGCGCACGCGGCGAAATTACCGTGACGGGCGGCTTCAATTTTTGCCTGCCGCTGGTTCGCTACCGCACCGGTGATTACGCTTCGCTGGCGCATGGCCCGCACGGTCCCGTGCTGGTGGGCCTGGCCGGCCGCAGTCCCCTGCGCTACAGGACGATCAATGGCGAATGGATCAACAATATCGACATTACGCATGCCCTGAAACCGCTGGCCATCGCCCTGTTCGGCGTGCACCAGCATGGCGACGGCGCCATCGCGCTGCGCCTGGCGCCGAACGCCATGCCGCAGGCTGACCGGGCGCGCTCCTTGCTCGCGCCTTTTTTCGGCGCCATCGCGGTCGAGACCTTGCTGGCGGAAGACAAGATCATTCAATACACTTCGGATTTGCAGGAAGCAGTGGCATGA